From Penaeus vannamei isolate JL-2024 chromosome 40, ASM4276789v1, whole genome shotgun sequence, the proteins below share one genomic window:
- the LOC138860278 gene encoding uncharacterized protein has product MNGGNVDNYGEDFDDDGGKLGNYGGDVDDDGGKFDDDGGNVENDGEKFDDDGGKLGNYGGDFDDDDGKLDMNGGNVENNGENFENNGEYFDNIGEKIDIDGGKFDDDGEDVDNNGEKLDIDSENFDNDGTY; this is encoded by the coding sequence ATGAATGGTggaaatgttgataattatggtgaagattttgatgatgatggtgggaagTTGGGTAATTATGGTggagatgttgatgatgatggtgggaagtttgatgatgatggtggaaatgttgagaatgatggtgaaaagtttgatgatgatggtgggaagTTGGGTAATTATGGTggagattttgatgatgatgatgggaagttGGATATGAATGGTGGAAATGTTGAGAATAATGGTGAAAATTTTGAGAATAATGGtgaatattttgataatattggtgaaaaaatagatattgatgGTGGGaagtttgatgatgatggtgaagatgttgataataatggtgaaaaattagatattgatagtgaaaattttgataatgatgggaCATATTGA